The window GCTTCCGGGTCTTTGATCACATTGCGGAAATATTTGCCGGAGCCAGTAACGATAAAGTATTTACCGGCCAGCTCAGTAACCGGGAAGGTAAGCTGAATTGTACGCAATGACTCGCGGATGTTGATATACTTGGCAACTTCCTCTTCGTCCAGCAGATAGCTAATGTTGCCGCCGTTCAGCTCATCCCAGCCCAGGGACCACATGTGATGGGTGATTTCGGACATTTCCTGGATAAACGGTGCTTCGGTGCTGGCGATGTAACCTTTAGTTTCAATTACAGATGTGCTCATATGTTTTCTCTCCTTTGGATGCCAATCTATTGGGAACTGCCGCTCAAAAAACTTACCGTGCCGAAAGTACTTCCTGCTCATAAGCCTTCACATCAGCCAGCCAGCCTTCGCGGACCGGCGTGTTCTGTGATGCACAGTAGTAATCCCAAACCGCTCCAAACGGATAGGATTTGAATTCCTCCACAAGTGCAAGGCGTGAAGTATAGTCTCCGGCCAGTTCAATCGCTTTGAGTTCAGCAATTGGCTCCAGCATGGCACGCAGCAGCGCCTTGATGGTATTGCGTGTGCCGATTACCCAGGCTGCGATATGATTGATGCTGCCGTCGAAGAAGTCCAGTCCGATATTCGTGCGCGGCAGCAGGTCTCCGCGGACCAGCTCACGGGCGATTTCCAGCAGCTCATCATCCATCGTAACGACGTGGTCGCTGTCCCAGCGGACCGGTCTGCTGACATGCAGGAGCAATTGTTCACTGAACATCAGGATCGAAGAAAGCTTGTTAGAAATCACTTCGGTCGGATGAAAATGTCCGGCATCGAGACAGATCGCTTTTCCGCGGGTCAGCCCGTAGCCCATATAAAATTCATGCGATCCGACAACATAGCTCTCAGAGCCGATGCCGAACAGCTTACTTTCTACTGCATCGATATTGTACTGCGGGTCAATGTCTTCGCTGAACACTTCATCCAGTGAATCCTTAAGGCGTGCGCGCGGGGCCAGGCGGTCAACCGGAGTATCCTTATAACCGTCCGGTACCCAGAAGTTAGTCACACAAGGCTGTCCCAGCTCACGGCCGAAGTGCTCGGCGATTTTGCGGGAAGCTTTGCAGTGCTTGATCCAGAAGCTGCGGATTTCTTCGTCCGCATGGCTTAAGGTAAAACCGTCAGCAGCTTTGGGATGGGAGAAGCAGGTCGGGTTAAAGTCAAGCCCCAGTCCCTGTTCCTTGGCCCAGTCCACCCATGGTGCAAAGTGACGCGGCTCCAGTTCATCCAGATCCACCTTCTCGTCTGTGTCCGCATAGATTGCATGCAGGTTCACTTTGTGTTTGCCCGGGATCAGCGACAAGGCCCTTTCTAAATCCTGGCGCAGCTCATCCGGCGTGCCTGCGCGGCCAGGGTAACTGCCGGTTACGGCGATACCGCCGCTCAATTCCTTGTCTTTGAATAGAAACCCGCGGACATCATCGCCCTGCCAGCAGTGAAGGGAAATTTTGATCTGGGCAAGTTTCTCCAGTACCTCATCCACATTGATACCGTGGGCGGCGTACAGCTTCTTCGCTTCGTTATAGCTGTTAATGATGCTCTGATCCATGATGAGTCCTCCTAAAAGTTTTGTGAGCATCTGCTCCAATCTGAGTTACTTCTTACAAAACTGACTTCGGAAGCATACGCTTAGTTTTGTGAGCATCCGCTCCATCTGAGTTACTTCTTACAAAACTGACTTCAGAAGCATACGCTTCGTTTTGTGGGCATCCGCTCCATCGGAGATATTTATTTGCTGTCTCCTGCAGCGGTTACTGTATGCAGCTCTTCCCAGCGGACTAGCAGCTCCTTAAGCTGCGGCAGCGGGCGCGGCAGATAGGACTTAATCTTAAAGGACTTGCCAATAATCGTTCTGGCCTCTTGGATATTTGCAACAGCACCTGCTTGAATCATCTGCACCGCAAGATTGCCGAGTGCAGTCGATTCAACCGGACCGGCCAGCACCTCCCTGCCGATGATGTCAGCAGTCAGCTGGCACAACAATGCGTTGTTCGCGCCGCCCCCGACGATTTGCAGCACCTCGACCGGTCTGCCGGTCAGATGCTCCAGCTCCGCCAGATAACTACGGTAAGAAAGCGCCAGACTGTCAAAGATACAGCGGGCAAGCTCGCCCGGCGATTCCGGAACAGGCTGGCCGCTCCCGGCACATGTCTGGCGGATTTCCTCAATCATGTTGTCCGGATTCAGAAACCGCGGATCATTGCATGGAATCAGGCTGCGGAAGCCTTCGGCTGCTCCGGCAAGCTCAGCCAGTTCACCGAAGCTGTACCGCTCCCCGTCCAGTCTGCGGACTTCCTGGATCAGCCACAGTCCCATAATGTTCTTCAGGAAACGGTACGTTCCGAAAGCGCCCCACTCATTGGTATAATTAGCTTCCTTCGCAGCTGGAGTATTGACCGGCTGCTCCAGCTCTACACCAAGCAGTGACCAGGTGCCGCTGCTGATGTAGGCGGAGGAACGTCCATTTTGCACAGGTACACCCAGTACCGCAGAGGCTGTGTCATGTGTTGCTGCACAGATCAGTTCACATTCCGGCAGATCATACTGTTCCATAAGTGTATCGCTAATGCTGCCTAGAACCTCACCCGGTTCAGTAAGGGTTGCGAACTGTTCTCTTTTTAGATGGAGCAGAGCCAGCAGGTCCGCATCAAATTCACGGTCAGCCAGATTGAGCAGCTGTGTCGTAGAAGCATTGGTAACCTCGTTAATCTTACGTCCGCATAATCTATAGTAGAGATAATCCGGCACAAGCAGAATCTGATCGGCTGCAGCCAGCTCCTCACGGCTATGGGCATACAACTGATATAACGTATTAAAGGTTAATTGCTGAATACCGGTTTTGGCATACACCGTTTCAGGAGAAATCAGCTTCGCCACTTCTTCCATCACACCGTCTGTACGGCGGTCACGGTACGCATACACCTCTTGCATCCGGTTTCCCTCAGCATCCAGCAGCACATAATCAACGGCCCAGGTATCGATACCCAGTGTACATTTGGTGATGCCGGCTGCTTTTGCCTTTTGCAGGCCGAGCAGGATTTCCTCGAATAAATAATCGATATCCCAGAAGCAGGAGCCGTCTCGTTCGGTAAAGCCGTTGCTGAAACGGTGAATTTCCTCCAGCGAGAGACTTCCGTCCGCTAGTGTTCCGAGTACAAGCCGCCCGCTGGAGGCGCCGATATCGACGGCAATATGATAGTTCATAGGGAAGCTCCTTCGTTCAGAGTAATGGGGCTTTTTAGAGAATTTTACGGAACAGGGCGATGACTTCTTCCTTCGTAGGAATGAACGGATTACCCGGTGCGCAGGCATCCTTCATTGCGTTCTCGGAGAGAAGATCAAGATCCACCTCGTCAACACCCAGTTCGGATAATTTAGCCGGAATGCCGACTTCCTTCGACAAGGCCTTGATGGACTCAATAACGAAGTCAGCACATTCCTTATCGGTTTTGCCGTCCACCTGAAGGCCGATAGCCTTGGCGATGGCCCGGAATTTCTCAGGTACATATTTGGCATTCTCTTCTTCAACAAAAGGCAGCAGCATTGCATTGCATACGCCGTGCGGCAGATCATATACGCCGCCAAGCTGATGCGCCATCGCATGTACATAGCCGAGTCCTGCATTGTTGAACGCCAGCCCGCCAAGGAAGATCGCGTAAACCATCTGTTCCCTCGCTTCGATGTCATGGCCGTTCTTTACAGTACGGGCCAAGTTAGCAAAAATCAGCTCTACAGCAGCCAGCGCCGTTGCGTCAGTAACCGGATAAGCGCCCGGTGTAACGAGGGCTTCAATGGCATGGGTCAGCGCATCCATACCTGTTGCCGCTGTAAGTGCAGCCGGCTTATCCACCATCAGCTCGGGGTCGTTCACAGAAATGGTCGCGATACTGTTCTTATCAACCATAACCATCTTAACCTTGCGTTCTTCATCAGTAATTACATAGTTAATAGTAACTTCGCTTGAGGTTCCGGCAGTGGTATTGACGGCAACGATCGGCAGCGATTTATTCTTGGACTTGTGTACTCCCTCATATTCGGCAATATGTCCGCCATTGGTAGCAACGATACCGATAGCTTTGGCTGTATCCTGCGGCGAACCGCCACCGATGGAGATCAGATAATCACAATCATGCGATTTCAGGAAATCCACGCCGTCGTGAACATTTTTACAGGTCGGATTAGGCTTTACTTCATCATATACCACATATTCAATCCCTGCTTCATCCAGCACGGCCAGCAGCTTGCCGGCGATCCCGCTCTGCATCAGGAACTTGTCGGTAACTACCAGTGCTTTCTGCAGGTTCAGTTCTTGAATGTATGGGGCGATTTCCTTAAGACAGCCTTTTCCCATAATGTTGATCGAAGGAACATAATAGACATGAGTACTCATTGAATGACCAGCCTCCCAGCAATTTTGTGTAACAGCAAGCTCTTAAGTTATCTTCATCTCTGCAAGGTTTATCCCGGCTGCGGCACCTCAGGCTGGTCTCTGGAGTCATCGCAGCGGACCGTACTCAGGCGCTAGTCTTATGAAGCATGCGCTTTCAAAGAGAAAATGAACATCTTTATCGTAGCGTTATAAATCTGTGTTGTCAACAATTAATATATTATTTATGTTGTTTTTATTTGTTTAATGTTTGTTATGTAGGGATTACCATATAAAATATGTTGTTTTCAGTTATTTTATTGCAAAACACAGATATTCAAGTCTATATTTAAATAACAGAATTTATTGAACAAAATTGATACAGCTCCGGAAAGGTGATTACGATGCTAGCTGCCGAAAGACGCAATAAAATAATAGATCTTGTCCATCAGGACAAGCGTGTGCTTGTCTCCGACCTGAGCCGCATGTTCGAGGTAACGGAAGAAACGATCCGCAGGGATCTGGAAAAGCTGGAGAAGGACGGTATTGTCAGCCGGACTTATGGCGGGGCGATGTTGAACAGGCATACCAATGAGGATCTTCCGTTCGTAACCCGCAACGCAATAAATACAGATATTAAACGCAACATTGCGCTGAAGGCGCTTGATCTGATCAATGACGGGGATACACTGATGGTAGACCCCAGTTCAACCTCCTTTGAGTTCCTTAAGCTGCTGGGTAACAAAAATAATCTGACGGTCATCACCAATTCAATCAACATTTTGCAGGAGTTCGCGAATTCCGGCATGAACATCATCTCCACCGGCGGTTCCCTGCGCCACCGCTCACTGTCACTGGTCGGTCCGGTTGCTCATGATACGATTCAGCGCTACAATGTCGATACGGCTGTGATCAGCTGCAAGGGAGTAGATATGGAGCGGGGAATTACGGATTCTAACGAGCCGGAATGCGAGCTTAAGAAATATATGCTGCGCCAGGCCGAGAAGGTCGTGCTGCTCGCCGATCATACCAAGTTTAATAAGACTGCCTTTACGCAGCTGGTAGAGCTTGGCAGAATTGATGTACTAATCACTGACCGTAGACCCCCGGAGCCGTGGCTCAAGCGGCTGGCTGAGGAGAATATTGAAGTTCTCTATTAATATGTTTGGTCACGATATACAAAAGAGGACATCTCCCCTCTTCCTGTTTGGGGAAATGTCCTCTTTTTGTGCTGTAACGGTGTAGTTAACCTTTGGACAGCATAATATTCAAAATCGTCTCATCAGTTGCGGCAAGCCCTTCCTGTACCAGCCGTTCCATATTGCGGATCGTATCCTCTACCTTTTCAAAAATCACCCCGTCATTGTCGGACGGTGAAATATTATTCATCGCCAGCGTTGCCGCCTGGATCGCGGCATTGGTTGCGGTAGAGATTTTGAGCGCGCAGGTCGATTTCGCACCATCGCAGATCATGCCGGACAAGGAAGCAATCGTATTCTGGATTCCATGCTTGATTTGCTCCAGACTGCCGCCCATAAGATAGACAATCCCGCTATTCGCTCCCACGCCGCCGGCAATGCCCGACCCGCATAGCGGTGAGAGGCGGCCGATATAATGTTTGACATGCACGGTAACCAGATTGCTGAGGGCGATAGCCCGGGCCAGCATTTCATCGTCTTTGCCCAGAAGCTCCGCCAGCTTGATCACAGGCAATGTGCAGGCTATCCCCTGATTGCCGCTTCCGGCAGTAGTCATAACAGGCATTGCGCTGCCGTCCATACGCGCATCAGAGGCCGCAGCCGTAGCAGCAATGACCGAATTCGCCACATCATTACCGAACAGATTGACAGCGGAGCGCTGACTCATCTTTTTGCCGACCTGAAGGCCATAGTCTCCCCGCAATCCCTCGTCCGAAATCGCTTTATTCATTCTGGCACCCTCCAATAGAAACTCCAGCTCTGAATAATCCGTGTTGCAGACAAATTCAAAGATTCCTTCCAGAGAAACTGAATAGGCTTCGGGGCTCAGCAGTTCGTCCTCCCCGCAGTCCCCCTTGTCCTTCTGGATCCCGACTGGCACCCCATCCTTCTCCAGTAAGACAATATTGGTATGCTCTCCCGAAATAATTGCCGTTGCCTGGTGGTTAGCGCTGCTGACCCGGGCTTCAATATACAGTTTCTCCGGGGTATCTTTCAGTTCCACATCCAGCAGCTTACGCCCGATGATTCTGTTAGCCTGCTCTAATTCTTCTGCAGTCAGTCCGGAGAGAATCTCCAGCTTCCTGTGTGACCGGTGGATTACTGCGCCTAGTGCGGCCGCAATCGGCAGTCCGGTCTGCCCGGTGCCGGGAATCCCGACTCCCATAGCATTCTTGATTATATTTCCGCTAAGATGCAGCTGAATGGACGTAATCTCCTCCTGCAGCAGCTCAGCCGCCAAAGAGACGGCATAGGCCACAGCGATCGGCTCTGTGCAGCCTTCTGCCGGAACGATTTCTTTTTTGAGTATTTCCAATAGATTAACCATAGATTAGATCACCATTCCTCTAGTTGCCGGAGCTTATCCATATATAGTACAACAGAGTGCAGGTTCAGGGGAACCGTATATTGATTTTGGTTAGATTTACTTAACCCGCGCTTCATTCATAAATGCCCTGAAGTTCTCGGCAATTGCCTTGGATTGGGTGTGGTGTAAATAATGCTCTCCTTCAAGTGTTACCACTCTTCCATATTCCAATGGCCGGACCTGCTCTTCATGCAGCGGCAGCCAGCCCTCAACCTCTGTATTGTCCGCCTGTACAAATAATATGACTGGGAAAGCTTTCGGGAAGCTTAGCTGCTGAGCGTCTTTAAAATTCGCAGAGATATGCTTCATCTCGTTCAACATAGTATCGTTGTTCGAGTTTTTATACGATAGCATCCGCATCTGCCGCTTCATCTGATCATCGAAGGATAATGATGCATACGGGTCACCGCTTATTTTCATAACGAATCTTAACAGACCTGATTTCTTGAGGAATTTGAACGATTTTAACGGAAATTCAGCATCCATCCCGCCTTGTTCCGGAACACTGCTGTCGATCCCGGCAAAGGCAGTCACTTCCTCCGGATACTTGTTCACATAATCCAGTCCATATATACCTGCAATGGAGTGCCCCATTAGGATATACCGGTCAATGCCCAGCTGCTGCAGCGCTTCATGAACTTCACTTACAATATTCGCGGTTGTCCGTTCCGAATCAGTTCCGTCACTTAACCCATAGCCGAAGGGCTCAACCGCCACCACGCGATAATAGGGGGACAGTTCATCCATCAGCAGCTTAAAATCAAGGGCCGGTGCAGCTGTGCCGAATCCGG of the Paenibacillus pedocola genome contains:
- the rhaB gene encoding rhamnulokinase, which produces MNYHIAVDIGASSGRLVLGTLADGSLSLEEIHRFSNGFTERDGSCFWDIDYLFEEILLGLQKAKAAGITKCTLGIDTWAVDYVLLDAEGNRMQEVYAYRDRRTDGVMEEVAKLISPETVYAKTGIQQLTFNTLYQLYAHSREELAAADQILLVPDYLYYRLCGRKINEVTNASTTQLLNLADREFDADLLALLHLKREQFATLTEPGEVLGSISDTLMEQYDLPECELICAATHDTASAVLGVPVQNGRSSAYISSGTWSLLGVELEQPVNTPAAKEANYTNEWGAFGTYRFLKNIMGLWLIQEVRRLDGERYSFGELAELAGAAEGFRSLIPCNDPRFLNPDNMIEEIRQTCAGSGQPVPESPGELARCIFDSLALSYRSYLAELEHLTGRPVEVLQIVGGGANNALLCQLTADIIGREVLAGPVESTALGNLAVQMIQAGAVANIQEARTIIGKSFKIKSYLPRPLPQLKELLVRWEELHTVTAAGDSK
- a CDS encoding iron-containing alcohol dehydrogenase, whose product is MSTHVYYVPSINIMGKGCLKEIAPYIQELNLQKALVVTDKFLMQSGIAGKLLAVLDEAGIEYVVYDEVKPNPTCKNVHDGVDFLKSHDCDYLISIGGGSPQDTAKAIGIVATNGGHIAEYEGVHKSKNKSLPIVAVNTTAGTSSEVTINYVITDEERKVKMVMVDKNSIATISVNDPELMVDKPAALTAATGMDALTHAIEALVTPGAYPVTDATALAAVELIFANLARTVKNGHDIEAREQMVYAIFLGGLAFNNAGLGYVHAMAHQLGGVYDLPHGVCNAMLLPFVEEENAKYVPEKFRAIAKAIGLQVDGKTDKECADFVIESIKALSKEVGIPAKLSELGVDEVDLDLLSENAMKDACAPGNPFIPTKEEVIALFRKIL
- a CDS encoding DeoR/GlpR family DNA-binding transcription regulator — protein: MLAAERRNKIIDLVHQDKRVLVSDLSRMFEVTEETIRRDLEKLEKDGIVSRTYGGAMLNRHTNEDLPFVTRNAINTDIKRNIALKALDLINDGDTLMVDPSSTSFEFLKLLGNKNNLTVITNSINILQEFANSGMNIISTGGSLRHRSLSLVGPVAHDTIQRYNVDTAVISCKGVDMERGITDSNEPECELKKYMLRQAEKVVLLADHTKFNKTAFTQLVELGRIDVLITDRRPPEPWLKRLAEENIEVLY
- a CDS encoding alpha/beta hydrolase — encoded protein: MNTRTGNRMKRILRLSLKIIGILAIALALFLAIVFIVNVVSSKSEQGKIIPYGQLVPVDGKQMNVTIEGQGNETVVLLPGFGTAAPALDFKLLMDELSPYYRVVAVEPFGYGLSDGTDSERTTANIVSEVHEALQQLGIDRYILMGHSIAGIYGLDYVNKYPEEVTAFAGIDSSVPEQGGMDAEFPLKSFKFLKKSGLLRFVMKISGDPYASLSFDDQMKRQMRMLSYKNSNNDTMLNEMKHISANFKDAQQLSFPKAFPVILFVQADNTEVEGWLPLHEEQVRPLEYGRVVTLEGEHYLHHTQSKAIAENFRAFMNEARVK
- a CDS encoding L-cysteine desulfidase family protein; this translates as MVNLLEILKKEIVPAEGCTEPIAVAYAVSLAAELLQEEITSIQLHLSGNIIKNAMGVGIPGTGQTGLPIAAALGAVIHRSHRKLEILSGLTAEELEQANRIIGRKLLDVELKDTPEKLYIEARVSSANHQATAIISGEHTNIVLLEKDGVPVGIQKDKGDCGEDELLSPEAYSVSLEGIFEFVCNTDYSELEFLLEGARMNKAISDEGLRGDYGLQVGKKMSQRSAVNLFGNDVANSVIAATAAASDARMDGSAMPVMTTAGSGNQGIACTLPVIKLAELLGKDDEMLARAIALSNLVTVHVKHYIGRLSPLCGSGIAGGVGANSGIVYLMGGSLEQIKHGIQNTIASLSGMICDGAKSTCALKISTATNAAIQAATLAMNNISPSDNDGVIFEKVEDTIRNMERLVQEGLAATDETILNIMLSKG
- the rhaA gene encoding L-rhamnose isomerase, with the protein product MDQSIINSYNEAKKLYAAHGINVDEVLEKLAQIKISLHCWQGDDVRGFLFKDKELSGGIAVTGSYPGRAGTPDELRQDLERALSLIPGKHKVNLHAIYADTDEKVDLDELEPRHFAPWVDWAKEQGLGLDFNPTCFSHPKAADGFTLSHADEEIRSFWIKHCKASRKIAEHFGRELGQPCVTNFWVPDGYKDTPVDRLAPRARLKDSLDEVFSEDIDPQYNIDAVESKLFGIGSESYVVGSHEFYMGYGLTRGKAICLDAGHFHPTEVISNKLSSILMFSEQLLLHVSRPVRWDSDHVVTMDDELLEIARELVRGDLLPRTNIGLDFFDGSINHIAAWVIGTRNTIKALLRAMLEPIAELKAIELAGDYTSRLALVEEFKSYPFGAVWDYYCASQNTPVREGWLADVKAYEQEVLSAR